Proteins encoded together in one Mycobacterium noviomagense window:
- a CDS encoding aldehyde dehydrogenase — MPDSQKTEYDKLFIGGKWTEPSTSDVIEVHCPATGEYVGKVPLAAAADVDAAVAAARKAFDTGPWPSTPPAERAAVIANALKVMEERKELFTRLLADETGQPPTTIETMHWMSSIGALNFFAGPAVEQVKWKEIRNGGYGQSIVYREPLGVVGAIVAWNVPLFLAVNKLGPALLAGCTVVLKPAAETPLSANALAEVFVEAGLPEGVLSIVPGGIETGQALTSNPDIDIFTFTGSSAVGKEIGRRAADLLKPCTLELGGKSAAIVLADVDLASAIPMLVFSGIMNTGQACVAQTRILAPRSRYDEIVDAVSDFVQALPVGLPSDPVAQIGSLISEKQRSRVEGYIAKGIEEGARLVCGGGRPEGLDSGYFVQPTVFADVDNNMTIAQEEIFGPVLSIIPYDSEEDAIAIANDSVYGLAGSVWTTNIPRGIEIAEKIRTGTYAINWYAFDPCCPFGGYKNSGIGRENGPEGVEHFTQQKSVLMPMGYTIDS; from the coding sequence ATGCCCGACAGCCAGAAGACCGAGTACGACAAGCTTTTCATCGGCGGCAAGTGGACGGAGCCGTCGACGTCAGACGTGATCGAGGTGCACTGCCCGGCCACCGGCGAGTATGTCGGCAAGGTGCCGCTTGCGGCGGCCGCCGACGTCGACGCCGCCGTCGCGGCGGCCCGCAAGGCGTTCGACACCGGGCCCTGGCCGTCCACCCCGCCGGCCGAGCGCGCGGCCGTCATCGCCAATGCGCTCAAGGTGATGGAAGAGCGCAAGGAGCTGTTCACCAGATTGCTCGCCGACGAAACCGGCCAGCCGCCGACGACCATCGAGACGATGCACTGGATGAGCTCGATCGGAGCGCTGAATTTCTTCGCCGGCCCCGCCGTCGAACAGGTCAAGTGGAAAGAGATCCGCAACGGCGGATACGGGCAAAGCATCGTCTATCGCGAGCCGCTCGGTGTCGTCGGCGCGATCGTCGCGTGGAACGTGCCGCTGTTCCTAGCCGTCAACAAGCTGGGTCCGGCGCTGCTGGCCGGCTGCACGGTGGTGCTGAAGCCCGCCGCCGAAACACCGCTGAGCGCAAATGCTTTGGCGGAGGTGTTCGTCGAAGCCGGCCTACCCGAGGGTGTGCTCTCGATAGTTCCCGGTGGGATCGAGACCGGGCAAGCATTGACGTCCAACCCGGACATCGACATCTTCACCTTCACCGGCAGCTCGGCCGTCGGGAAGGAGATCGGTCGGCGCGCCGCGGACCTGCTCAAGCCGTGCACCCTGGAACTCGGCGGGAAATCGGCGGCCATCGTCCTCGCCGACGTCGATCTGGCCTCTGCCATCCCGATGTTGGTGTTCTCCGGGATCATGAACACCGGGCAGGCCTGTGTGGCTCAGACCCGTATCCTGGCGCCGCGGTCGCGGTACGACGAGATCGTCGATGCGGTCAGCGATTTCGTGCAGGCACTGCCGGTCGGGCTGCCGTCGGACCCAGTCGCCCAGATCGGTTCGCTGATCTCGGAGAAGCAGCGTAGCCGGGTCGAGGGTTACATCGCCAAAGGCATCGAGGAAGGCGCGCGGCTGGTCTGTGGCGGCGGCCGTCCCGAAGGCCTCGACAGCGGCTACTTCGTGCAGCCGACGGTGTTCGCCGACGTCGACAACAACATGACGATCGCGCAGGAAGAAATCTTCGGACCGGTGCTGTCCATCATCCCGTACGACAGCGAGGAGGACGCGATCGCGATCGCCAACGATTCGGTGTACGGGCTGGCCGGCAGCGTGTGGACCACTAACATTCCGCGCGGCATCGAGATTGCGGAGAAGATCCGCACCGGAACGTATGCCATCAACTGGTACGCGTTCGATCCCTGCTGCCCGTTCGGCGGCTACAAAAACTCCGGCATCGGCCGCGAGAATGGGCCTGAGGGCGTCGAGCACTTCACGCAGCAGAAGAGCGTGCTGATGCCCATGGGCTACACCATCGACAGCTGA
- a CDS encoding class I SAM-dependent methyltransferase, with protein sequence MAVTDIFARRATLSRSLRLLSEFRYEQSEPARFYGALAADTAAMVADLWRAANYSPLVGRTVLDVGGGPGYFAAAFADVGAHYLGVEPHPAEMHARGPAARDDSGVFVRASGMALPFADDSVDVCLSSNVAEHVPRPWQLGNEMLRVTKPGGLALLSYTVWLGPFGGHEMGPTHYIGGARAAARYARKHGHPAKNNYGSSLFAVSAADGLTWAAGTGALVAAFPRYHPRWAWWMTSVPVLREFLVSNLVLVLRPQ encoded by the coding sequence ATGGCCGTCACCGACATCTTCGCTCGGCGGGCGACACTGTCCCGCTCGCTGCGACTGCTGTCAGAGTTCCGCTACGAGCAGTCGGAGCCGGCCCGGTTCTACGGCGCACTGGCCGCGGACACCGCGGCGATGGTCGCCGACTTGTGGCGCGCCGCCAATTACAGCCCGCTAGTTGGCCGTACCGTGCTCGACGTTGGCGGCGGCCCGGGATATTTCGCGGCAGCCTTCGCCGATGTCGGTGCTCACTACCTCGGGGTCGAGCCTCATCCCGCCGAGATGCATGCGCGCGGACCGGCGGCCCGCGACGACTCGGGGGTGTTCGTGCGGGCGTCGGGGATGGCGCTGCCCTTCGCCGACGACAGCGTGGACGTCTGCCTGTCGTCCAATGTCGCCGAGCACGTGCCGCGACCCTGGCAGCTGGGCAACGAGATGCTGCGGGTCACGAAGCCGGGCGGCCTGGCGCTGCTGTCCTACACCGTGTGGCTGGGCCCTTTCGGCGGCCACGAAATGGGCCCCACGCACTACATCGGCGGGGCCCGCGCCGCGGCGCGCTACGCCCGAAAACACGGTCACCCCGCCAAGAACAACTATGGGTCGTCACTTTTCGCGGTGTCGGCGGCCGACGGGCTGACGTGGGCGGCAGGCACGGGCGCGCTGGTCGCCGCTTTCCCTCGCTACCACCCACGATGGGCGTGGTGGATGACGTCCGTGCCGGTACTGCGAGAGTTTCTGGTGAGCAACTTGGTGCTGGTGCTGCGACCACAGTAA
- a CDS encoding DUF3068 domain-containing protein yields the protein MNRAVMLRIAACGIMGLGAALLIAALLLWTYTTSRITKIPLDLDTTLISDGNGTALDPASMAGDHYVVNQNVPLVSQQQISVESPANADVVTLQVGSTVRRSDKQKDTGLLLAIVDTVTLNRKTAMAVSDETHPGGSVQKPRSINDESPPTNIALPHDGLSYRFPFHTEKKTYPYFDPIAQKAYDANYQGQDDVNGLTTYRFTQNVGYDGDGKLVDPVKYPSLYANDDDGKVTASAAMWGVPGDNPDEKITMTRYYAAQRTFWVDPVSGTIVKEQEHANHYFARDPLKPEVTIADYKLTSNEETIESQVNAARDERDRLALWSRVLPITFTAAGLIALIGGAVLGWFSLRTEAALIDPGLDRADHGFFGRDDTAGQPVSGAEAETEILPTRPDLQDESPPPHSGAPPGPAPPSGTPTAGAPHPESGPAESGPADSGPHKSGPPERL from the coding sequence GTGAACCGAGCAGTCATGTTGCGGATCGCCGCGTGCGGAATCATGGGGCTCGGGGCTGCTCTGCTGATCGCCGCGCTGCTGCTGTGGACATACACCACCAGCAGGATCACCAAGATCCCGCTTGATCTTGACACCACGTTGATCAGCGACGGCAACGGAACCGCGCTCGATCCCGCGTCGATGGCCGGCGACCACTACGTGGTCAACCAGAACGTGCCGCTGGTGTCGCAGCAGCAGATCAGCGTCGAGTCGCCCGCCAACGCCGACGTCGTCACACTGCAAGTCGGCAGCACGGTGCGGCGCAGCGACAAGCAAAAGGACACCGGGCTGCTGCTGGCGATCGTCGACACCGTCACCCTCAACCGCAAAACGGCGATGGCCGTCTCCGACGAAACCCATCCCGGCGGCTCGGTGCAAAAACCCCGCAGCATCAACGACGAGAGCCCGCCCACCAACATCGCGCTCCCACACGACGGGTTGTCCTACCGGTTTCCGTTCCACACCGAGAAAAAGACCTACCCCTACTTCGACCCGATCGCCCAGAAGGCGTACGACGCCAACTACCAAGGCCAAGACGACGTCAACGGGTTGACCACCTACCGGTTCACCCAGAACGTCGGCTACGACGGTGACGGCAAGCTCGTCGACCCAGTCAAATACCCCTCCCTCTACGCCAATGACGACGACGGCAAAGTCACCGCATCGGCAGCGATGTGGGGCGTGCCCGGGGACAACCCGGACGAAAAAATCACCATGACGCGCTATTACGCGGCCCAGCGCACGTTCTGGGTTGACCCGGTGTCGGGCACCATCGTCAAGGAACAAGAGCACGCCAACCACTACTTCGCCCGCGACCCGCTCAAGCCCGAGGTGACGATCGCCGACTACAAACTCACCTCCAACGAGGAAACCATTGAGTCGCAAGTCAACGCGGCCCGCGACGAGCGTGACCGGCTGGCGCTGTGGTCACGAGTTTTGCCCATCACGTTCACCGCGGCCGGTCTGATCGCGCTGATCGGCGGTGCTGTACTCGGCTGGTTCAGCCTGCGGACCGAAGCCGCGCTGATCGACCCCGGCCTCGACCGAGCCGACCACGGCTTCTTCGGCCGCGACGACACAGCGGGCCAACCCGTGTCGGGGGCTGAAGCCGAGACCGAGATACTGCCGACGCGCCCCGACTTGCAGGACGAGAGCCCTCCACCACACTCCGGCGCGCCCCCGGGGCCCGCACCGCCGTCAGGCACGCCCACCGCTGGTGCACCTCATCCCGAGTCGGGGCCGGCCGAGTCTGGTCCGGCTGATTCCGGTCCGCACAAATCAGGTCCGCCCGAGCGTCTCTAG
- a CDS encoding nuclear transport factor 2 family protein, which translates to MPDLPPIVLDSDVDLADRTSAVDFINRVNLLFDAGAIDAMVEAFLPNCVMYHTQGVNRGHAEIRRFFQQAYPYSVPGVSRLATNPIVDRDGDGVIVRYHNLLVRYAAPDDGMVTGEVLDTPEELPAIWVYSAMTDRLRRTDRGWRIFERHVGPTTMNDRWRPIACSPSYGSAYLDQYLPRAVAR; encoded by the coding sequence ATGCCGGACTTGCCGCCCATCGTTCTCGACAGTGATGTCGATCTCGCAGACCGGACAAGCGCGGTCGACTTCATCAACCGCGTGAACTTGCTGTTCGATGCCGGGGCCATCGATGCGATGGTCGAGGCCTTCCTCCCGAATTGCGTCATGTACCACACCCAAGGCGTCAATCGTGGCCATGCGGAGATACGGCGGTTCTTCCAGCAGGCCTACCCGTACAGTGTCCCGGGCGTCAGCCGGCTGGCGACCAACCCGATCGTCGATCGTGACGGTGACGGGGTGATCGTCCGCTACCACAACCTTCTCGTGAGGTATGCGGCGCCGGACGACGGCATGGTCACTGGCGAGGTGCTTGATACGCCGGAGGAGTTGCCGGCGATCTGGGTTTACTCCGCGATGACGGATCGCCTGCGGCGAACAGACCGCGGCTGGAGGATCTTCGAACGCCACGTCGGGCCGACGACCATGAATGACCGCTGGCGTCCGATTGCTTGCAGCCCGAGTTACGGCTCGGCCTATTTAGACCAGTACCTGCCTCGGGCAGTAGCGCGCTGA
- a CDS encoding acyl-CoA synthetase family protein, producing MAGVDLSLLDVPRSEPVQDPGAYLRAVVGWHFTEETGSPFWLRTAATLNFDPLTDINSFADLRLFPNLVNELRNAPVEELIPRGYGSPPPVPQIFESGGTTGPPKRTVQMPDWIEQVIRWQTEDFATGGFLPGRGFLCMMPSGPHGVGYFSRHVSARLGSIFHSIDLDPRWVKKIAARNAASEVPAYVDHVIEQAVHVLRSQNVANMHTTPPLLDMIARRDDVVDLVNQKIRYVLLSGAHVDADTLDLLRGIFPDTAITMVFGSTMILSQASTRSAGDGEPFVFDPRTPYVVFSVVDPDTGEQVRYGQRGQVVMNHLSKGMFIPNNLERDSAIRMPGPAGQVGDSLSEVQPVATFDGEVVIEGVY from the coding sequence GTGGCAGGAGTCGATCTGTCGTTGTTGGACGTGCCCCGCTCAGAGCCGGTTCAAGATCCGGGAGCCTACCTGCGTGCCGTGGTCGGATGGCACTTCACCGAAGAGACCGGTTCGCCGTTCTGGTTGCGCACTGCCGCCACACTGAACTTCGACCCACTGACCGACATCAACAGCTTCGCGGATCTGCGCTTGTTTCCCAACCTTGTCAACGAACTGCGCAATGCGCCGGTGGAGGAGCTGATTCCACGCGGGTACGGTTCGCCGCCACCAGTTCCCCAAATCTTCGAGTCCGGTGGCACCACGGGTCCCCCCAAACGGACCGTGCAAATGCCCGATTGGATCGAGCAAGTCATCCGCTGGCAGACCGAGGATTTCGCTACGGGCGGCTTTCTGCCGGGCCGCGGCTTCCTGTGCATGATGCCCAGCGGACCGCACGGCGTGGGTTATTTTTCCCGTCATGTCTCTGCTCGGCTCGGCTCGATTTTCCACTCGATCGACCTCGATCCCCGTTGGGTCAAAAAGATTGCCGCCCGCAACGCCGCATCCGAGGTGCCTGCCTACGTCGACCACGTGATCGAGCAGGCGGTCCACGTTCTGCGGAGCCAAAATGTCGCGAACATGCACACCACTCCCCCGCTGCTGGATATGATCGCCCGCCGCGATGACGTGGTGGACTTGGTGAACCAGAAGATTCGCTACGTGTTGCTCAGCGGCGCCCACGTCGACGCCGACACCCTGGATCTGCTTCGTGGAATCTTTCCGGATACCGCGATCACGATGGTTTTCGGCAGCACCATGATCCTGTCGCAAGCCAGCACCCGCAGCGCCGGCGACGGCGAGCCGTTCGTTTTCGACCCGCGCACACCGTATGTGGTGTTCTCGGTGGTGGACCCCGACACCGGGGAACAGGTGAGGTACGGGCAACGCGGTCAGGTGGTGATGAACCACCTCAGCAAGGGCATGTTCATACCGAACAACCTGGAACGGGACAGCGCAATTCGAATGCCGGGACCAGCAGGACAGGTCGGCGACTCGCTGAGCGAGGTGCAGCCGGTGGCCACATTCGACGGCGAGGTCGTCATCGAAGGTGTGTATTGA
- a CDS encoding acyltransferase family protein — protein MRCTQLGQSDTARQTVLVTDNARVGGTRSFLPAVEGMRACAAIGVVVTHVAFQTGHSSGIDGRLFGRFDFAVAVFFALSGFLLWRGHAAAARGLGFPPATGHYLRSRVVRIMPGYVVAVVVILCLLPDADHASLTVWLANLSLTQIYVPLTLTAGLTQMWSLSVEVSFYLALPILALLARRIPVRLRIPVIAAVAVASWAWGWIPFGATPGLNPLNWPPAFFSWFAAGMLLAEWLHTPLGLPHWLARRRVLIAGVALAAYLIGASPLAGPAGLTPSTAAQFTVKTAMGALLAFALVAPLVLDRPDTPHRFLATAGMVTLGRWSYGIFVWHLAALAMVFPVIGEFAFSGSMPVVLVLTLIFAIAIAAVSYALVESPCREALRRWEHRSTQPGQDPRDVPGLEPVSSVAAPATA, from the coding sequence ATGCGGTGTACCCAGCTTGGGCAGTCCGACACCGCACGGCAGACTGTGCTCGTGACCGATAATGCGCGGGTTGGTGGCACCCGCAGCTTCCTGCCGGCCGTGGAAGGCATGCGCGCCTGTGCAGCTATCGGGGTGGTCGTCACCCACGTCGCTTTCCAGACCGGTCACTCCAGCGGTATCGATGGCCGCTTGTTCGGCCGTTTCGACTTCGCTGTCGCGGTGTTCTTCGCCCTGTCGGGTTTTTTGCTGTGGCGCGGGCATGCCGCGGCGGCACGAGGCCTCGGGTTCCCGCCGGCGACGGGTCACTATCTGCGCTCCCGGGTGGTACGTATCATGCCCGGCTACGTGGTGGCCGTCGTCGTGATCCTGTGCCTGCTGCCTGATGCCGATCACGCCAGCCTGACGGTGTGGCTGGCGAACCTGTCGCTCACCCAGATCTACGTTCCGCTCACCCTGACGGCGGGGTTGACGCAGATGTGGAGCTTGTCGGTTGAGGTCAGCTTCTATCTGGCCTTGCCTATCCTGGCGCTGCTGGCCCGGCGCATCCCGGTCCGGCTGCGGATACCGGTGATCGCGGCTGTCGCAGTCGCGAGTTGGGCATGGGGCTGGATCCCGTTCGGGGCGACGCCGGGGCTCAACCCGCTGAACTGGCCGCCGGCGTTTTTCTCGTGGTTCGCTGCAGGCATGCTGCTGGCCGAATGGCTTCACACCCCGCTCGGGCTGCCGCACTGGTTGGCGCGGCGCAGGGTGCTAATCGCCGGCGTCGCACTGGCCGCGTACCTGATCGGGGCATCCCCGTTGGCCGGCCCGGCCGGGCTGACACCCAGCACCGCAGCGCAATTCACCGTCAAGACCGCGATGGGCGCGCTGCTGGCCTTCGCGTTGGTCGCGCCGCTGGTACTGGACCGGCCCGACACCCCGCACCGCTTCCTGGCCACTGCGGGCATGGTGACCTTGGGCCGCTGGTCTTATGGCATTTTCGTCTGGCACCTGGCCGCGTTGGCCATGGTGTTTCCGGTGATCGGTGAATTCGCGTTCAGCGGTTCGATGCCCGTCGTGCTGGTGTTGACGCTGATATTCGCCATCGCGATCGCCGCGGTCAGCTACGCGCTCGTCGAGTCACCGTGCCGAGAAGCGTTGCGCCGCTGGGAACATCGCAGCACGCAGCCAGGGCAAGACCCGCGGGATGTTCCGGGGCTCGAACCGGTCAGCAGTGTTGCCGCGCCTGCAACCGCGTAA
- a CDS encoding glycosyltransferase family 4 protein has translation MSAAQREPTGQRSQGVSAVLLLCWRDTGHPQGGGSEAYLQRIGAQLVASGVAVTLRTARYPGALRREVVDGVQISRAGGRYSVYVWALLAMAAARVGLGPLRRVRPDVVIDTQNGLPFLARLLHGQKVAVLVHHCHREQWPVAGPVLGRLGWFVESKLSPRVYRRNQYVTVSLPSARDLVDLGVHNGRIAVVRNGLDEAPPQTLSGPRAQSPRVVVLSRLVPHKQIEHALDAVALLRPRIPGLHLDVVGGGWWQPRLVDHAARLGISDAVTFHGHVDDVTKHHVVQRSWVHVLPSRKEGWGLAVVEAAQHGVPTIGYRSSGGLCDSIVDGVTGILVDDHDELVSRLEELLADPVLRDELGDKAQIRCGEFSWRQSADAMRGVLEAVQSGRRVSGLV, from the coding sequence ATGTCTGCCGCGCAACGTGAGCCCACGGGCCAGCGATCCCAGGGTGTCAGCGCGGTATTGCTGCTGTGCTGGCGGGACACCGGTCATCCGCAAGGCGGCGGCAGCGAAGCTTATCTGCAGCGCATCGGCGCCCAGCTGGTCGCTTCCGGGGTGGCTGTGACGCTGCGCACCGCGCGCTACCCGGGCGCGCTGCGACGGGAAGTGGTCGACGGTGTGCAGATCAGCCGTGCGGGCGGCCGGTATTCGGTGTACGTGTGGGCGCTGCTGGCGATGGCGGCCGCCCGGGTGGGGTTGGGGCCGCTGCGGCGGGTGCGGCCCGACGTGGTGATCGACACCCAGAACGGCTTGCCGTTTCTGGCCCGATTGCTCCACGGCCAAAAAGTCGCGGTGCTGGTGCACCATTGTCACCGCGAGCAGTGGCCGGTGGCCGGCCCCGTGCTCGGCCGACTTGGCTGGTTTGTCGAGTCGAAGTTGTCGCCGCGCGTGTACCGCCGCAATCAATACGTGACGGTGTCGCTGCCGTCGGCCCGCGACCTCGTCGACCTCGGCGTGCACAACGGTCGGATCGCCGTGGTGCGCAACGGGCTTGACGAGGCGCCACCGCAAACCCTCAGTGGTCCACGCGCGCAGTCGCCGCGCGTGGTTGTGCTGTCGCGGCTGGTGCCGCACAAGCAGATCGAGCACGCCCTGGACGCAGTGGCGCTGTTACGGCCACGGATACCGGGTCTGCACCTCGACGTCGTCGGCGGCGGATGGTGGCAGCCGCGCCTGGTCGACCATGCGGCGCGGCTCGGCATCAGCGACGCGGTGACATTTCACGGCCACGTCGACGACGTAACCAAACATCATGTCGTGCAACGGTCTTGGGTACACGTGTTGCCGTCACGCAAAGAAGGATGGGGCTTGGCTGTGGTCGAGGCGGCTCAGCATGGGGTGCCTACGATCGGCTACCGGTCCTCCGGCGGGCTGTGCGACTCGATCGTCGACGGGGTGACCGGGATATTGGTCGACGACCACGACGAGCTGGTGAGCCGGCTCGAAGAACTGCTGGCCGATCCGGTGCTGCGTGACGAACTCGGCGACAAGGCGCAGATTCGATGCGGTGAGTTCTCGTGGCGGCAAAGCGCTGACGCGATGCGCGGTGTGCTGGAGGCGGTGCAATCCGGCCGCCGGGTCAGCGGCTTGGTGTAA
- a CDS encoding polysaccharide deacetylase family protein codes for MPNIDRRTMLSVIAATFAAAASRAAPAGAGPVRWAIPLAPLPTAAGVLTRLPGGGNQLALTVDDGASVPVVGAFAEFCRDSGTRLTFFVTGANPSWSANAPALRPLVDSGQVQMANHTWSHPYLNRIGLGAVADQIRRNADFLQSTYGVDGTPYFRPPYGIHNADIDRVAADQGYTTITMWSSSLGDSAPESEASLIANASKSFQPQQIVLAHANLPTITRCYPALLDLIHSRNLRTVTLNDVAA; via the coding sequence ATGCCGAATATCGATCGGCGGACGATGCTGTCCGTCATTGCCGCCACCTTCGCGGCGGCAGCAAGCCGGGCGGCGCCGGCGGGTGCCGGCCCGGTGCGGTGGGCGATTCCGCTGGCCCCGCTGCCCACGGCGGCCGGTGTGCTCACCCGATTGCCCGGAGGCGGTAATCAGTTGGCCCTCACTGTCGATGACGGTGCCAGCGTCCCGGTCGTGGGCGCGTTCGCCGAGTTTTGTCGCGACAGCGGCACTCGGCTCACCTTTTTCGTCACCGGTGCCAATCCGTCATGGTCGGCCAATGCCCCCGCGCTGCGGCCACTGGTCGACTCCGGGCAGGTCCAGATGGCCAACCACACCTGGTCACACCCATACCTCAACCGCATCGGGCTGGGCGCGGTAGCCGACCAGATTCGGCGCAACGCCGACTTTTTGCAAAGCACCTATGGTGTGGACGGCACCCCTTACTTTCGCCCGCCGTACGGCATCCACAACGCCGACATCGACCGCGTCGCCGCCGATCAGGGCTATACGACGATCACGATGTGGAGCAGTAGTCTGGGCGATTCCGCCCCGGAGAGCGAAGCCAGCCTCATCGCCAACGCCAGCAAGTCGTTTCAGCCGCAGCAGATCGTGCTCGCGCACGCCAACCTGCCCACCATCACCCGCTGCTATCCAGCGCTGCTCGACCTCATCCACAGCCGCAATCTGCGGACGGTGACGCTGAATGACGTCGCCGCCTAA
- a CDS encoding FAD-dependent oxidoreductase yields the protein MNGRSNNAEPVVVVGAGVSGLTTAICLAEAGSPVQVWAAEPPAQTTSVVAGALWGPAFQESPTQTLAWMAISLREFQQLATVPDTGVRLAPVLVVGELANVDELPPQAYLIPELRRCAAAQVPAGFRQGFQATMPLIDMPRYLQYLVGRLAAAGGQIHIRRVESLADAAQSAPIVVNCTGLGARELAGDDTLEPLFGQHVVLSNPGLDQVFLELTEGADWTCVFPHPQRVVCGGIKVPGRWDRTPEPEVTERILQRCRAVEPRLADAEIIEIATGLRPGRPAVRVEVEPLGSARCVHNYGHGSNGVTLSWGCARQAAKLALASTASRE from the coding sequence ATGAACGGTCGATCAAACAACGCGGAACCGGTCGTGGTGGTCGGTGCCGGGGTGAGCGGACTGACCACAGCGATCTGTTTGGCTGAGGCGGGTTCGCCGGTGCAGGTGTGGGCGGCGGAGCCGCCAGCGCAGACCACCTCCGTCGTCGCGGGAGCGCTCTGGGGGCCCGCCTTCCAGGAGTCGCCCACCCAAACTCTGGCGTGGATGGCGATATCACTGCGCGAGTTCCAGCAGCTGGCCACCGTTCCCGATACCGGGGTGCGGTTGGCGCCCGTGCTGGTAGTCGGCGAGTTGGCGAACGTCGACGAGCTGCCGCCGCAGGCCTACCTGATCCCCGAGCTTCGGCGCTGCGCTGCCGCGCAGGTTCCGGCGGGGTTCCGTCAGGGTTTTCAGGCGACGATGCCGCTGATCGACATGCCGCGCTACCTGCAGTACCTGGTGGGCCGTCTGGCCGCGGCGGGCGGACAGATCCACATCCGCCGGGTGGAGTCATTAGCCGATGCCGCCCAGTCCGCACCGATCGTGGTCAACTGCACCGGTCTGGGTGCGCGCGAACTCGCCGGCGACGACACGCTGGAACCGCTGTTCGGCCAGCACGTGGTGCTGAGCAATCCCGGGCTGGATCAGGTGTTCCTTGAATTGACCGAGGGTGCGGACTGGACGTGCGTCTTTCCGCATCCGCAACGAGTGGTCTGCGGTGGGATCAAGGTGCCGGGCCGCTGGGACCGAACACCCGAACCTGAAGTAACCGAGCGGATCCTGCAGCGATGCAGGGCGGTCGAGCCGCGTCTGGCCGACGCCGAGATTATCGAGATCGCCACTGGACTGCGGCCGGGCCGCCCAGCCGTGCGGGTCGAGGTCGAGCCCTTGGGCTCGGCACGCTGCGTGCACAATTACGGCCACGGCAGCAACGGAGTCACCCTCTCTTGGGGTTGTGCCCGCCAGGCCGCGAAACTGGCATTGGCGTCAACAGCGTCTCGGGAGTGA